atagggaatcaaaccaggtgtctaccaagctatcctcaaacttgaagaccaaacactaggaagagcaacttctctttgatgaaagaagatcaactagatgtacaatggagggagcacttcctcctcgccctaagcctcacttagtcaagctaggaagttttacaatcactcagaaaaccctcaacaaagctatactaaagatcctttcaaccacaaaagaaatgctcaacggaaattcacaccactttaatacaaatctgctttggagactattttctagctaaaatatctcttgagaacttgtaaacaaagtgtgcaaaagttcctACTTCGTTCAAACCAGTttaattttaaagggaaccagaaatgggcttcatcaatgcttccaacggatagaagacagctgaagagtcaactagccgttggggctgtcggacgtccgacgatcgaatcatcgtccgaaccaatcgtccaaTGATAGCCatgttgaggttcggacgtccgatgagttttttgtcgtccgacagcacagcgtccgaccttgggccgagagctagcaagttatcttggaatttttcggacgtccgatctggttgatatgcgtccgaggtgtgcgtccgatccttccggacgtccgatgctcccatatgagcgtccgacagagcttccttcctgatgttcttcatcctttcggacgtccgacagattcctttcggccgtccgacctgattgtcctgtttttgcttcacattttggttgttttgcttttgatgacatattcgaacctgattcttggatagacaaaaacacttgttttcgaagaaggttagataaacatttcaaagtgccaagaatgacacacaagacacacttaaaagacagtatctttgatcggaacaaaacaattactaaattcatttatattatttcaatcttgtttgccacatccaaagcatcgtagactggagtcaatcagacatatgctttccttgttccatcaagcctgatcaaagtgttcactttcttggtctgtataaacgaacttttgtgatcatcaaaaccaagaataacatgttcggaacctcactgagtttttagctcatccctttagttttgttttccttaacaggggacggcgagcaggatgatagcatagactagcctagtctagttcttttgttttgtttttttttttttgtaatggttctcgccctagtgcttagCACGGgttggacgtatgaaggattgagaacctttgtatattcgatctttatattcccttttgggatggcaatgtatataagtttcgctttaagtttggatcgctgccctatttattcttgtgatttattccgattttaattgacaattgtagtgaacgactgagtcccggcgagagttggacaggcgacccgccgaaccctggggtacgccatagggagaggtggggccgtcacagtacATGTCCTTTACAAATCTGAAACTTTTCAAGACTGCTGTACATAATTATAGTATGAAACAAGGTAGGCCTTGTAAGTTTGTGAAACAAGATAGAGTGAGGGTGAGGGCTAGATACAGAAATAGTGAATGTAATTGGGTTATATATGCTAGAAAATTTAGTGGGAATGGAACTATTCAAATAAGAACATTTGAAAATAATCACATATGTGGTTTTACATATGATAACCCTCTTGTGCATTCTGGATGGGTAGCTAAGAAGTATTGTGAAAAGTTTAGGTGTAATCCTAAATTAGATTTGGAGCATTTTAGGAAGACagtaatgaaagaaaatagGTGCTCCTTCACAAAAAATCAAACATATAGGACAAGGAGAAAAGCAATGAAAATTGTTTAGGGCAGTGAAAAAGACCAGTACAGCAAATTAGGAGTTTATATGCATGAAATTCTAAGATCCAACCCTGGTAGCACTGTTATAATGAAAACTGTTGATGGTTTTAGAGACTCAAAAACAGGGAAAGGTAGATTTGAGAGGCTGTACATCTGTTTTGCTGGAGTGAAGCAGGGTTTCCTAACTGGATGTAGGCAATTTATTGGAGTAGATGGTACTTTTTTGAAAGGATTAGTAGGAGGAGTTTTGCTAGCAGCTGTTGGAGTTGATGCCAATAATGGCATTTTTCCAATAGCATATGCTGCAGCAGAGGGTGAAAGTAAGGACTCATGGTGCTGGTTCTTCAAACTATTGAAAGAAgatttgaagattaaaaaggATTATGAGTGGACAATAATGAGTGACAAACAAAAAGGTTTAATTGAAGCATATGATATGATTTTTCCAAATGCAACCCACAAATTTTGTGTGAAACACTTGCACAATAACTTTTCATCTGCTGGTTTCAAAGGAGAAGGTTTGAGGAGAGCGTTATAGACTGTTGCCAAAGCAACAACACCAGCCCAATTCATTAGCAGAATTGAAGTAATGGTTGAAATTGATATAGAGGCAACCAAGTGGTTTGATGACAAACCACCAAGTCAATGGAGCAGAGCTTATTTTAGCATTCATCCTAAATGTGCTATGTTATTGAATAATATCTGTGAGTGCTTCAACAGCAAAATTCTTGATGCTAGGGAGAAGCCAATAATTGAAATGTTTGAAGCAATACGGTTGTACATGATGCAGAGAATGCAAAAAATAGGGATCTGGCCAAAGAGAAGTGGCAAACTTATCCTTACTGCCCCATAATTCTTCACATTATGCAGAAAAATATAGATAGAGCACCTGACTGTTTTCCATTCAAGTGAAATGATGATCTTTATGAAGTCAATTGCCCATATGGTGACCAATATGCAGTGAACATCGAGCAAACATGCTCTTGCAGAAAATGGGAACTAATAGGTATTCCCTGTCCCCATGCCATTGCTGCATTGTGGATGGCTAAAAAGGATCCTCTGCTATATGTTTCAAAATGGTATACAGTGGAGACATATATGAAGTGCTATGAAGGATCAGTGTGTCCCATGAATGGAGAAAGTGAATGGGGGCTTACTAATGTCGGTGAAGGTCCTTTGCCACCCTTATATGGGAGAGCACCTGGAAGGCCTAAGAAACTGAGAAGGAGAAGTGCAGAGTAGGTTCAACAAGCCAAGGAAAAAACTAAGAAGAAGGTAACACGAGCGGGACAGATTAACAAGTGTAGATACTGTCATCAAAGGGGACATAATATGAGGTCCTGCAAGCTTCTCAAAGATGCTCAAGATCCTGCAGTTGCAGAAACTGATATTAGTTCAAGCCAAGTTGCTGCTTCTACCAACAATCCAGCTAGCCAAGATGGAAAAAAGGTTGCAAGTTGTTTTGATGACTTGTTACAGCTATCTTTGCTATTTGGTATATAAcatgtttttcttttaaactgtAGGGaacaaagaaaaccaagaagcCGGCTGTTGAGtcttcaaataaaagggtagaaaaaCCTGCtatatcttttgattttttttgtctttatgCAATTTGACTTTTGCTACCTCACTGTTTTGTGCAGAAGAGACATAGACGTACAAGAAGAGTTGCAGCTGCAGTTTGTAATGATGATTCAAACATTGAACATCAACAGGATGCTGAGCCACTGGTTGAGATTGACATAACATCCTCTGCCCTAGATCAAGTAGACCAGGATATGTACGAAGTGTTTGGGCTGTCAAGGTCTCAAGTGAAATATAGCACCAAGGAAGCCATAACACAAACTAAAGAACAAGTACAGATGCCCTTCAGGATTAGAGATGTTCATATGCATGTTGCTGCTGCTGGCAAGGCAGATTTAAGTGTTCCTAGTTCATCTAGATCGAAGGGAAAGGAGAAACTACTGTGATAGGAGAAACAACATGCTGAATTTTCTTCAAGCCAAGCTGCTTTTGTTCAAGCCAAGTTGCTGCTTTTGTAATTAGTGAATGACTTTAGTTGTTTCAACTTTTGCCTTGCCTAGTAATTATGGAAGTGCAGGCTGTAATGTGATAGCTGGCTTTATTTCATTTATGGACCCATGTTCAACAACAGTCATGTAGTTTGCTTTATTTCATTTGGAATGCACTTTAATTGTATTGAAGTTATGATATACATATATGACAACTATTTTCATGGTCATCTGTTTGtattatttgcatttattttccaacttGGTTTATCAGTACATGTGGGACAATCTTGGTTTATCAGCTTAGTTGCCAGCTTGGTTTATTTGCATTTGTTTTCCAGCGTGGTTTATTTGCATCTGTTTGTATTATCAATACATGTGGTTTATCAGTTCATGgccattatatatatatgatatgaACAACACTTTGACAAGGACCATTTTCTTACACTCAACGTATAGctttacaaacaaaataaattgcAGAGTTCATAAATTGCATTGTTGCCAAATACATTTCCCTTTCTAAATCCCACCTTTTACATAAATTGCAGAGTTCATTTGGAACCTTTGTACAAACAAAATAAGTCCCTTTCTATACCCTGCAATTGGATATTGCTTCATAGGGAAAAATGCAACTCTCGTTCCAACAACAAACATAGCCAGCTTCAAAATGTTCTTTTGCAATTTTAGCAAAATCACTCCAGTGTTAGCAGCAACTTGCCTCCCTTTACTTTTCCCTCGCCTTTACTGCTCCAACTCAGTACTAGCAAAACCACCAAAAGCACAATTATCGTAATAAAAATTTCTCCCTTTTACGCATTCTTTCAACTTGTTCTTCCATTTTGTTAATCTTTTTCAGCAAACCAGGAATGAGAACTTTCTCTCTTGGACAAATTGGCTCATCAACCTATTCAAAGTACCTGCATCTCTCGGGTCTCTACCATAACAATAATGACATTTCTCAGAAATTAGTTAGCTAAATTAACACATTGAAGGACCAACAtttttagacaaatatttcttaCCGGCCACAGAGAGCAACCAAGGAATCTTCTTCCCAGATTCTCGCCGCGCCAACAGGTGCTCATTTTTGTTCTTAACCCACAGTTGTAGAATGGAGTTGATGAACCACTGGAGACTTCAGAACTTCTGCTCCTCATTTAGGCAAAAATGAGAGCACAGGGAGCTCCACTGCCAGATGCTCTGAGGATGAAATGTTTAAAGCTGcaaagattggcaaaaaattttgGGGTTGAAAGGCAGAGGGAAAAAGGACAACAATGGAGCTTTTCATCCGTCCGTTGCATTTGTTCCTTTAAAGTTAGCTCCATTCGGTTTTACACATTTTTTGTTGGGTAAAACCATTGGTTGTAACGGTCAATTGGATATTTCCcgtcaattgtccttaattggtcaaaattacggaactttgaggatgaaatgtgtttggGTTAAACTTTGAGGATAACATTGGTCAACCCcccaaactttgaggatgaaaagtgcatttttcccaTATTTGATATATTGCTATCGTATTGGAAGAGAGAATGGGAGAGAATAGAACTTTGTCCTATTATCTAGGAGTACACCTAATTTACCACTAGGATAACAATTACGATATCATATTTACTCTGGCATATACATGACTCGCTCTTCATCTTGTGGATCATCAAGTTGCTTGTGTCAACTTTTGTGTTCAAAAGCCACAACGGTTGAGATAAGCTAGAATAATAGagctatttattatttttgatgGTACTATAGTGCATTTCATTGTGGTATCTAATTAGGTTTCCCCATATTGATCCTAATTAAGTCCCATGCTTTcccatttttgtgattttatgaaATTGGATAAGATTAGGAGTTCacctaaaaattattttttctctctcttatgAGAGCCTTTCTCTCTCTTAAAGTGAGAGCCTCCGCCCTTTTGGTGGGAGGGTCGAAAAGTTACAACTTTTTCAAACTTTCAAACTTCAAATCCCAAAACCTCAAATTTCTAAACTTCAATGTCTAAAACAAACACAAATCTAAACAAATCTATTTCCCCATAGTTGATGCTTAGCGAATATTGGTGCATACAAAGATATCTGCACTACGAACATGGTAATATTGCTGGGTCATTAGCTGAGAAGCTGACCGGAAGGAAGAACAGTACGTATGAGTGATCTAGCCAGTGTCTTGGCTTCTGATGGGTAGAGTAAACTTTAGATTTACTAGTTTTAACAGTATGGAACCGACTTACCTTGCTCTCTTTAGTTTATATATGTGCTTTAcgcttgctgcatttttcttcatacTTTGTGTCCTTTGCACTGTAAGGCTCTGGTTGTTCTGTGCTTTCTGCTTTCTTTTTACAGCTCCAGTCAGTGACATAGTGCTAGGTAGTTTTGGTTGGTggaatacccaaagatcccttGGTGACTTGGCTGAGATTCTAGGGAAGTTTGCGCTCTCCAATAAGGAGTTAGGAGGGGCTAACTTGGATAGAGCTAAAATCAACGTAGGAGTGAAAGAATGCCAGTTGAGCCTTATTAGGAAAATCAAAGGAGAGAAAATAGCTAACTATACTGGAGTGAAGAGCCTTGTAACAGCAGTTTGGACTTATCCAAAAGACCTCAGAGTTGTAGAACTAGGCCCCAACTCCTTTCAGTTCTTCATTCATGGGGAGCAAGAAAGGGAAAGGATTTTAGGGGAGGGCCATGGATTATAGATAGCCAGATCCTAGTTTTGAATAGGTGGTCTGAAGATATTGAAGAGGCCGAAAGTGCTTTTAAAGAGGCCCCTCTCTGGGTGCAAGTATGGAACCTCCCGGTGCACTGGGTGTCCAAGGAGGTAGGAAGGAAAATTGGAGCTATGTTCAATCGAGTTAAAGAGGTAATCATCCCTCAGACAAGTAGTAAAGAAGGAAGACATATCAAGCTGCTAGTTGTAGCTGATATTTCTCAACCTCTACTGAGAGGGACAATTGTCAAGATGGAAGGTTCTACAAAGTGGGTGAGTTTCAAATATGAGAGGTGTCCAGATTTCTGTTACAATTGTGGAGTTGTGGGGCACAGTGAGAGGAATTGCAAGAGATTGGTCCTTATAGATAGAGGGCATTTGGAAAACCAGTATGGTACTTGGATGAAAGTTGGGAATGGAAGGAGTTCACCCCAAAAAGAACCACGGGTTAAGAGAGTGGCCAGTGATAAGCATCACTGGAGGCTACATAATGGGACCTGGGTTGAAGTGTTGAAACAAAGACAACAGGACCCGGGTCAAAGCAGCCATGACCCATCCACAGATAAAACAAATTCACTACATCATGCTGTGGAGATATAGGAGCAGATTACCAAGCAAAGGATAGGGGACATCTATAGTAGTCAACCAAGTACAGCCCCTAAGGCTGTGGTAAACAggaaggaaaaggaaacaaCTATTGTAGCCTCTCTTTACAAGCTGAATATGGAGGCTGAGAAGGTAGAGGGAAGGGGGCTAAGAGTTGTTTCAAGTAGGGAGGAGGTTAATGCCAGTATGGAGATAAAGGAAACCTCTCAACAAGAGGGACAAGCAGTTGGGAAGGATAAAGAGAAGGAAAcagtaaaaggaaaaaagaaccaGGGGGAAGGA
The Coffea arabica cultivar ET-39 chromosome 6c, Coffea Arabica ET-39 HiFi, whole genome shotgun sequence genome window above contains:
- the LOC140008711 gene encoding uncharacterized protein yields the protein MKTVDGFRDSKTGKGRFERLYICFAGVKQGFLTGCRQFIGVDGTFLKGLVGGVLLAAVGVDANNGIFPIAYAAAEGESKDSWCWFFKLLKEDLKIKKDYEWTIMSDKQKGLIEAYDMIFPNATHKFCVKHLHNNFSSAGFKGEVNIEQTCSCRKWELIGIPCPHAIAALWMAKKDPLLYVSKWYTVETYMKCYEGSVCPMNGESEWGLTNVGEGPLPPLYGRAPGRPKKLRRRSAE